In the genome of Streptomyces sp. NBC_00190, one region contains:
- the pssA gene encoding CDP-diacylglycerol--serine O-phosphatidyltransferase has product MTVTDPETPATGWVPERAEEESAEDDMPLSLRLSIADTLTLGNATCGFMAVYFTTTGILIPHLTGSGESGMARHSAATAVILMLLAAVFDLFDGIVARKLRSSPMGAELDNLSDLISFGLAPAYFVLVYGMVADDAHQKMSALAAIVVLLAVVLRLARFSCVTMKDGMFQGMPSPFGALTVVSIVLLELPFIPTLLAIVGVAWLMVSRVEYPKPRGVLAVAMLSWIVGAMGLLAAWAFDAPGGQLLLQTGCALQIALAATIPLFATTRRANTFRHNRREARATTLR; this is encoded by the coding sequence TTGACCGTGACTGACCCTGAGACTCCTGCCACAGGCTGGGTTCCCGAACGTGCCGAGGAGGAGTCCGCCGAGGACGACATGCCGCTCTCGCTGCGGCTGTCGATAGCGGACACCCTCACCCTCGGCAACGCGACGTGCGGATTCATGGCGGTGTACTTCACCACCACCGGAATCCTCATCCCGCACCTCACCGGCAGCGGCGAGTCGGGCATGGCCCGGCACAGCGCGGCGACCGCGGTGATACTGATGCTTCTCGCGGCGGTCTTCGACCTCTTCGACGGCATCGTGGCCCGCAAGCTGCGCAGCTCGCCGATGGGCGCCGAGCTGGACAACCTGTCCGACCTGATCAGCTTCGGACTGGCTCCCGCGTACTTCGTGCTCGTCTACGGCATGGTCGCCGACGACGCGCACCAGAAGATGTCGGCGCTGGCCGCGATCGTGGTCCTGCTGGCCGTGGTGCTCAGACTCGCGAGATTCAGCTGCGTGACGATGAAGGACGGCATGTTCCAGGGCATGCCGAGCCCCTTCGGCGCGCTGACGGTCGTGTCCATCGTCCTGCTGGAGCTCCCCTTCATCCCGACCCTGCTGGCGATCGTCGGCGTGGCCTGGCTGATGGTGAGCCGGGTCGAGTACCCGAAGCCGCGGGGTGTCCTCGCGGTGGCGATGCTCAGCTGGATCGTCGGGGCGATGGGGCTGCTGGCGGCCTGGGCGTTCGACGCCCCGGGCGGTCAGCTGCTGCTCCAGACCGGCTGCGCGCTGCAGATCGCTCTGGCCGCGACCATCCCGCTGTTCGCGACGACCCGGAGGGCCAACACCTTCCGGCACAACCGGCGCGAGGCCCGAGCCACGACGCTGCGCTGA
- a CDS encoding methylated-DNA--[protein]-cysteine S-methyltransferase: MSSKQHAVVDSPYGPLTLVATDGVLSGLYMTGQRHRPAEESFGERVAASEEPFPEVARQLTAYFAGELTDFDLPLRLAGTDFQRSVWDQLVRIPYGETWSYGQLASELGKPNASRAVGLANGKNPIGIIVPCHRVIGASGGMTGYGGGLERKVRLLDFEAGARQLQV, translated from the coding sequence ATGAGCAGCAAGCAGCACGCCGTCGTCGACAGCCCGTACGGTCCACTCACCCTGGTCGCCACGGACGGCGTCCTCAGCGGCCTGTACATGACCGGGCAGCGCCACCGCCCCGCCGAGGAGTCCTTCGGGGAGCGGGTCGCCGCCTCCGAGGAGCCGTTCCCCGAGGTGGCGCGGCAGCTGACCGCGTACTTCGCCGGGGAACTCACCGACTTCGACCTCCCGCTCCGGCTGGCGGGCACCGACTTCCAGCGCAGCGTGTGGGACCAGCTGGTACGGATCCCCTACGGCGAGACCTGGTCGTACGGGCAGCTCGCGTCCGAGCTCGGCAAACCGAACGCCTCGCGCGCCGTGGGCCTGGCCAACGGCAAGAACCCGATCGGCATCATCGTGCCCTGCCACCGGGTGATCGGCGCCTCGGGCGGCATGACGGGCTACGGCGGCGGGCTCGAGCGCAAGGTGCGGCTGCTCGACTTCGAAGCCGGGGCCCGGCAGCTCCAGGTCTAG
- a CDS encoding AlkA N-terminal domain-containing protein produces MHTDTERCVRAVQSKDARFDGWFFTAVLTTRIYCRPSCPAVPPKVENMTFLPSAAACQQAGFRACKRCRPDTSPGSPEWNARADAVARAMRLIRDGVVDREGVPGLATRLGYSTRQVERQLNAELGAGPLALARAQRAQTARLLIETSELPMGDVAFAAGFSSIRTFNDTVREVFALAPSELRERAVKASRHKNAPPRIPGTISLRLPFRAPLNPDNLFGHLAATAVPGVEEWRDGAYRRTLRLPYGTGVVALTPQPDHIGCRLALTDMRDLTIAISRCRWMLDLDADPEAVDEQLRSDALLAPLVDKAPGRRVPRTVDAAEFAVRAVLGQQVSTAAARTHAARLVTAYGEPVEDPLGGLTHLFPSPQALAGLDPESLAMPRSRRTTFTTLVSALADGSLPLGFDSDWDAARAQLSALPGFGPWTTEIIAMRALGDPDAFLPSDLGVRRAAQGLGLPSTPSALTARAAGWRPWRAYAVQYLWATDAHPINHLPA; encoded by the coding sequence ATGCACACCGACACCGAGCGCTGCGTAAGGGCCGTGCAGTCGAAGGACGCCCGCTTCGACGGCTGGTTCTTCACCGCTGTGCTGACCACCCGGATCTACTGCCGGCCCAGCTGCCCCGCCGTACCGCCCAAGGTCGAGAACATGACCTTCCTGCCCAGCGCCGCCGCCTGCCAGCAGGCCGGCTTCCGGGCCTGCAAGCGGTGCCGCCCCGACACGAGCCCCGGATCGCCCGAGTGGAACGCCCGGGCCGATGCCGTCGCACGGGCGATGCGGCTGATCCGGGACGGGGTCGTGGACCGGGAGGGGGTGCCGGGCCTCGCCACCCGCCTGGGGTACTCGACCCGGCAGGTCGAGCGCCAGCTCAACGCCGAGCTCGGCGCCGGTCCGCTCGCCCTGGCAAGGGCCCAGCGCGCCCAGACCGCCCGACTGCTCATCGAGACCTCCGAACTCCCCATGGGCGACGTGGCCTTCGCCGCCGGGTTCTCCTCCATCCGCACCTTCAACGACACCGTCCGCGAGGTCTTCGCCCTCGCCCCGAGCGAGCTGCGGGAGCGGGCGGTGAAGGCCAGCCGCCACAAGAACGCCCCGCCCCGCATCCCCGGAACGATCAGCCTCCGGCTGCCGTTCCGCGCGCCCCTCAACCCGGACAACCTCTTCGGGCACCTCGCCGCGACCGCCGTCCCCGGCGTCGAGGAGTGGCGGGACGGCGCCTACCGCCGCACCCTGCGCCTGCCCTACGGCACCGGGGTCGTCGCACTGACCCCGCAGCCCGACCACATCGGCTGCCGCCTCGCCCTGACCGACATGCGTGACCTGACCATCGCGATCAGCCGCTGCCGCTGGATGCTCGACCTCGACGCCGACCCGGAGGCGGTCGACGAGCAGCTGCGCTCCGACGCGCTGCTGGCCCCGCTCGTGGACAAGGCTCCCGGGCGCCGCGTGCCCCGTACGGTCGACGCGGCGGAGTTCGCCGTACGGGCCGTCCTCGGCCAGCAGGTGTCCACCGCGGCGGCACGCACGCACGCGGCCCGGCTGGTCACCGCCTACGGCGAGCCGGTGGAGGACCCGCTGGGCGGACTGACCCACCTCTTCCCCTCCCCGCAGGCGCTCGCCGGGCTGGACCCGGAGTCCCTGGCCATGCCGCGCAGCCGGCGCACCACCTTCACCACCCTGGTCTCGGCGCTCGCCGACGGTTCGCTGCCGCTCGGCTTCGACAGCGACTGGGATGCGGCGCGGGCCCAGCTGTCGGCGCTGCCCGGCTTCGGCCCGTGGACCACCGAGATCATCGCGATGCGGGCGCTGGGCGACCCGGACGCGTTCCTGCCGTCTGACCTGGGCGTCCGGCGGGCCGCGCAGGGGCTCGGGCTGCCGTCCACGCCCTCGGCGCTGACCGCCCGGGCGGCCGGCTGGCGGCCCTGGCGTGCGTACGCCGTGCAGTACCTGTGGGCCACGGACGCCCACCCCATCAACCACCTGCCCGCCTGA